AAGCGGTttcagaagtaaatatatggactagtcgaagggggttcaacatctattatataaaaataaaaatatttttgaccgtataaaaatagtataattttatgTCAAATAGAATTTGAATGAACCCTGATTACAAGGTGAATCCGCCACTGTCCTATATATAACCAACACCAAATTAAATTACGTCTTTATCTATTGTAACTTTTATAAGATACTTCCTCCGTTTagaaaagaatgacctatttttttttaatttatttcaaaaagaatgattctttcctttttttgataatactttagtttcaacttttcacatgacatgtttaggaccacaagattaaaggacattttggtacatttgacacaactttaatttaaggtcacaagattcaaaaattttctttattttcttaaattttgtgccaagtcaaaataggtcgttcttttttaaacggagggagtggTAACAAGAACAACGTtatcaacatgggttgtggtgcaatagatgaatctgatccacccttaaccagaggtcgagaaTTCAACCTTGGGTATGAAGAAAACTCTGTTAGGAGCGCTGTCACTTTTTTAATACAGACACCAAACACCTAttggaaaaaaaaagaacaacgttactccctccgtttcggaataagtgaattgttggggtatttattggtgtttcaaaataagtgaatcattgaatttttttttaaatttactcttatgatttgacaattaattaacttttgaaaaggtattataagattagttttttccttttttaggggtaaaaatgaaaagttgtgttaaatttatatgtctttaatgtttttttttaatttatgtgttaaaatttaacaattcattttttatgaaacggagggagggAGTATTTATTTAGAACCTTTATATGGACATGCATTTCCCACCAAATTTTTTCTTGATGTTCGAGCCATCCAAACGGAGTTATTTTGTACAAATTCCGTTGCATGTACTACACGTAATTGAGTCCCTtacatgttattttcttttgctaGAAAGGGTTATCACCTTTTTCATATTATTAAAAAGTGAACATGTAAGGTTTATAAACACAAAATACATAAACATCTACTTTACTCGAATCACATTCATGATTTTCAATTTTAGATATATAGTCGtagatatttaaatttatataaaattacataaatagaCACAAATATTCTATATGGTCAGGGGCGAAATTACTTTCAGCAAAGACGGTTAGATGAACATTcattgatgaaaaattatgtgGTAAATATAGGTTAAATGTTACCAATTATgagtttatatttaattttatatattattaatataactGAGAGTAAAATTTGTACattctttgttaatttttttactCCATCATTGTATGTGGCATAATACACCTAGAACGCCATATAGGACAAGAATTAGCCACATAGGACACATGTGTCTACTTATTTAACTTTATATGAATTTAAGTGTCTATTTATGCACACCCAAATTTAGAGGTCATATATCTGATCTGAGGCCAAGTTGAATGGCCTGTTTATATATTGTGTGCCTTTAACTTGGCCTCAAATTACATTGACGATCTCCAATTTTAGGCGTACAACAATAGacatttaaacttgtataaagttgaacaagtaaacaCACATGTTCTATGTGGCGTAATACACATAGAACACCATATCGGATAAAAATTAATCACATAGAACACGACATAAGACATATGCGTCTATATCCAACTTTATACAAGCTTAAGTGTCTACTGCAGCACATTCAAAGTTGGATCTCATAGCTGTAGTTTAAGGTTATGTTAAAAGACATGTTTATATATTgtgtcttttataaaatattataagatcaactttgttattatatgtgtatataacAATGAATGTTGGATCGATGGTATAAATTGTGTCTACAAGATaagtgttgtaaatatttttatttgttcaataTTGAATTATTTGCACACtctttaattacttattatattaGCTAACTACCAACTCTAGGTTATTGTAGTTAGTAGttactataattaatatttgGTTGTAACAAGTGAAAATATCATATCGATTAATTAAagttttaaaagaaatcaaaacgaTTCAAGAATTAATTAATTCACACTCCATTATTGTCATTATGCTATGGATTTGGAAAGAACAAATCACACAACAAATTAATTACATAGAAATGATACAtgtaaaaaaaacaacaacttcATGCCAACATATCCAAATCAATAAAAACACCACTTATTACGAAACAATAATCTTATAATTAAGTTTAATTAATTAGTGTCCACCGCCACCAGCGCCAGCCCCTTCACCACCAAGCAAACCACCACCAAGTCCGGTGCCAATATTTCCTACATGCTCGAGACTTCCACCTATACCTACTCCGATGCCACCTAAGCCGCCGCCACCACCACCGTAGCCGCCTGCACCGAGCATGCGCCGCCCTAACACGTCAGCAGAAACCATGATGCCACtaaaaagaacaattaaaagaattACTCCAATAATACGAGCTGATGAAATGCCCATCATATTATAACTTTAATATAGTACTACACTAACAATATGAAGTTAtgaacaatagaagaaaaaaatgatcaaataattAGAAAGCACTTG
The nucleotide sequence above comes from Capsicum annuum cultivar UCD-10X-F1 unplaced genomic scaffold, UCD10Xv1.1 ctg3668, whole genome shotgun sequence. Encoded proteins:
- the LOC107853539 gene encoding glycine-rich cell wall structural protein-like; this encodes MGISSARIIGVILLIVLFSGIMVSADVLGRRMLGAGGYGGGGGGLGGIGVGIGGSLEHVGNIGTGLGGGLLGGEGAGAGGGGH